From the Sphingomonas suaedae genome, one window contains:
- a CDS encoding sulfite exporter TauE/SafE family protein: MFFESRIFRGWYGGMMLLWVALFAALNSIPFLLDHWHYPAIMVMGAFVAGLTPEGGGAVAFPVLSVFFDIKREMARDFSLMIQSVGMTSASIWILSRKGRNVAAYAPLLWFVPVSFLGFVLGMLLLQAIPVFIIQALFLSLILTFALAYVSSKHRGERLVLKAKGPLDHAMLVGVLVAGGMCASLFGTGADIVLYTMLVTRFRMDEKVATHMSIMVMAAISILGYGYRFFWDGDITDYQVRTWLCAYPVVLFMAPFGSYILHKLNVEWMLRGIVALNIFQLGYFNLKNPSWEKLAWSSGSSVVLFAIFWFSLAHIARQTERQRIAAEAG, from the coding sequence ATGTTCTTCGAAAGCCGGATATTCCGCGGCTGGTATGGCGGCATGATGCTGCTGTGGGTGGCCCTGTTCGCCGCGCTCAACTCGATTCCGTTCCTGCTCGACCATTGGCACTATCCCGCGATCATGGTGATGGGCGCGTTCGTCGCCGGGTTGACGCCGGAGGGCGGCGGCGCGGTGGCGTTTCCGGTCCTCAGCGTCTTCTTCGACATCAAGCGCGAGATGGCGCGCGACTTCAGCCTGATGATCCAGTCGGTCGGGATGACCAGCGCGAGCATCTGGATCCTGTCGCGCAAGGGCCGCAACGTGGCGGCCTATGCGCCGCTGCTCTGGTTCGTGCCGGTCAGCTTTCTCGGCTTCGTGCTTGGTATGTTGCTGCTGCAGGCGATCCCGGTGTTCATCATCCAGGCGCTGTTCCTCAGCCTGATCCTGACCTTCGCGCTCGCTTATGTGTCGAGCAAGCATCGCGGCGAGCGGCTGGTGCTCAAGGCCAAGGGGCCGCTCGACCATGCCATGCTTGTCGGCGTCCTGGTCGCTGGCGGGATGTGCGCCAGCCTGTTCGGGACCGGAGCCGATATCGTCCTCTACACGATGCTCGTGACGCGCTTTCGCATGGACGAGAAAGTGGCGACGCATATGAGCATCATGGTGATGGCGGCGATCAGCATCCTTGGTTACGGCTATCGCTTCTTCTGGGACGGTGACATCACCGATTATCAGGTCCGCACCTGGCTGTGCGCCTATCCGGTGGTGTTGTTCATGGCGCCGTTCGGCAGCTACATCCTGCACAAGTTGAACGTCGAATGGATGCTGCGCGGGATCGTCGCGCTCAACATCTTTCAGCTGGGCTATTTCAATCTGAAGAACCCGAGCTGGGAGAAGCTCGCCTGGTCGAGCGGGTCCAGCGTTGTGCTGTTCGCGATCTTCTGGTTTTCGCTCGCGCATATCGCACGTCAGACCGAGCGCCAGCGGATCGCGGCCGAGGCAGGCTGA
- the gcvT gene encoding glycine cleavage system aminomethyltransferase GcvT, whose translation MTDTSDTTTGKPDFVEELMLLPLDAWHRARGGRMVPFAGYEMPVQYEGIMAEHQWVRESAGLFDVSHMGQLLLSGENLDAELEKLIPADVAGVAVGQQKYSLLLAENGGILDDLMFSRWPGGIYMVVNGACKWDDIAHLREHLPDAIEINHMDEHALLALQGPKAFDALNRHVTGEYPLDALVFMKGGKFEIGGVPVYISRSGYTGEDGFEISIPADQAAKVADLLCGEPEVKPIGLGARDSLRLEADLPLYGHDLDPETTPIMATLNFAVASKRRRAEANFPGAERILHERENGPIQRRVGLIVEGRQPVREGALVLDDQGNEVGRVTSGGFAPTVQKPIAMAYVPTAMAQIGTRVTLSQRGKIHHGEVVAMPFVPHNYVRQGASK comes from the coding sequence GTGACCGACACCTCTGATACGACCACGGGCAAGCCCGATTTTGTCGAAGAACTGATGCTGCTTCCGCTGGACGCGTGGCATCGTGCGCGCGGCGGGCGGATGGTGCCGTTCGCGGGCTATGAGATGCCGGTTCAGTATGAAGGGATCATGGCCGAGCATCAGTGGGTGCGCGAATCGGCCGGGCTGTTCGACGTGTCGCATATGGGGCAGCTGTTGCTGTCCGGCGAAAATCTCGATGCCGAGCTGGAGAAGCTGATCCCCGCCGATGTCGCGGGCGTCGCGGTGGGGCAGCAGAAATATTCGCTGTTGCTGGCCGAGAATGGCGGCATTCTCGACGACCTGATGTTCAGCCGTTGGCCGGGTGGCATCTACATGGTCGTCAACGGCGCGTGCAAATGGGACGATATCGCCCATCTGCGCGAGCATCTGCCCGACGCCATCGAAATCAATCACATGGACGAACATGCGCTGCTGGCGCTCCAGGGTCCGAAGGCGTTCGATGCGCTGAACCGCCATGTGACGGGCGAGTATCCGCTCGATGCGCTGGTGTTCATGAAGGGCGGCAAGTTCGAGATTGGCGGGGTTCCGGTCTATATCAGCCGATCGGGCTATACTGGTGAGGACGGGTTCGAAATCTCGATCCCCGCGGATCAGGCCGCCAAGGTCGCCGACCTGCTGTGCGGCGAGCCCGAGGTGAAGCCGATCGGTCTTGGCGCGCGCGATTCGCTGCGGCTTGAGGCGGATTTGCCGCTCTATGGCCATGACCTCGATCCCGAGACGACGCCGATCATGGCGACGCTGAACTTTGCGGTCGCAAGCAAGCGGCGGCGTGCGGAGGCGAACTTCCCCGGTGCCGAGCGCATCCTGCATGAGCGCGAGAACGGTCCGATCCAGCGCCGGGTCGGCCTGATCGTCGAAGGGCGTCAGCCGGTGCGCGAGGGCGCGTTGGTGCTGGATGATCAGGGCAACGAGGTTGGCCGCGTCACCAGCGGCGGCTTTGCCCCGACCGTGCAGAAGCCGATCGCGATGGCCTATGTGCCGACCGCAATGGCGCAAATCGGCACGCGCGTGACGCTGAGCCAGCGCGGCAAGATCCATCATGGCGAAGTCGTCGCCATGCCCTTCGTTCCACACAATTATGTTCGTCAGGGAGCATCGAAATGA
- the gcvPA gene encoding aminomethyl-transferring glycine dehydrogenase subunit GcvPA encodes MRYLPLTQSDRQAMLAAVNAATIDDLFADVPESARLSGPVAGLPMHASELAVERHMSKLAAKNLSAGSAPFFLGCGAYKHHVPASVDHIIQRGEFLTAYTPYQPEIAQGTLQVMFEFQTQVARLLGTDVANASMYDGSTACWEAIGMARRITRRAKAILSGGLHPHYVSVANTMAKYTGDTLVTAVPELTAEPDTAKLIDLIDDDTSCVVVQYPDILGRIADLSDLAAACQAKKALLVAVVTEPVALGAIKSPGEMGADIVVGEGQSIGVGLQFGGPYVGLFGCKEKYVRQMPGRLTGETVDAEGKRGFVLTLSTREQHIRREKATSNICTSSVLCALAWSVHMTLLGEKGLRQLAALNHAGASAAADRLAQVPGVELVTPTFFNEFTLKLPKEARPVVRALADKGILAGVSLGRLYPGEEALENGLVVAVTETTTAEDVETLAAALQEVLA; translated from the coding sequence ATGCGCTACCTTCCTCTTACCCAGTCCGACCGGCAGGCGATGCTTGCCGCGGTCAATGCCGCGACGATCGACGATCTGTTCGCCGATGTTCCCGAAAGCGCGCGGCTGTCCGGGCCGGTCGCTGGGCTGCCGATGCATGCCAGCGAACTGGCGGTTGAGCGGCACATGTCGAAACTGGCGGCGAAAAACCTCTCGGCGGGAAGCGCGCCCTTCTTCCTCGGCTGTGGCGCCTACAAGCATCACGTGCCGGCCAGCGTCGATCATATTATCCAGCGCGGCGAGTTCCTGACCGCCTATACGCCCTACCAGCCGGAAATCGCGCAGGGTACGCTGCAGGTGATGTTCGAGTTCCAGACGCAGGTCGCGCGCCTGCTGGGCACCGATGTCGCCAACGCCTCGATGTACGATGGCTCGACCGCGTGCTGGGAGGCGATCGGCATGGCGCGGCGCATCACCAGGCGCGCCAAGGCGATCCTGTCGGGCGGGCTGCACCCCCATTATGTCTCGGTCGCCAACACCATGGCCAAATACACCGGCGACACGCTGGTGACCGCGGTGCCGGAGCTGACCGCCGAGCCGGATACGGCGAAGCTGATCGACCTGATCGACGACGATACCTCGTGCGTCGTGGTGCAATATCCCGACATTCTCGGCCGCATTGCCGACCTGTCCGACCTTGCTGCCGCATGCCAGGCGAAGAAGGCGCTGCTCGTCGCGGTGGTGACCGAGCCGGTTGCGCTGGGCGCGATCAAGTCGCCGGGCGAGATGGGTGCGGACATCGTCGTGGGCGAAGGCCAGTCGATCGGCGTCGGGCTGCAGTTCGGTGGCCCCTATGTCGGCCTGTTCGGGTGCAAGGAGAAATATGTCCGCCAGATGCCGGGCCGCCTGACCGGCGAGACGGTGGATGCCGAGGGCAAGCGCGGCTTCGTGCTGACGCTGTCGACCCGCGAGCAGCATATCCGGCGCGAGAAGGCGACGTCGAACATCTGCACCAGCTCGGTGCTGTGCGCGCTGGCGTGGTCGGTGCACATGACGTTGCTGGGTGAGAAGGGGCTGCGGCAGCTGGCGGCGCTCAACCATGCCGGCGCGAGCGCTGCGGCGGATCGGCTGGCGCAGGTGCCGGGGGTCGAGCTGGTGACGCCGACCTTCTTCAACGAATTCACGCTGAAGCTGCCCAAGGAAGCACGCCCGGTCGTGCGCGCACTCGCCGACAAGGGCATTCTGGCCGGCGTGTCGCTGGGCCGTCTCTATCCGGGCGAGGAGGCGTTGGAAAACGGCCTGGTCGTCGCGGTCACCGAAACCACCACGGCGGAGGATGTCGAAACCCTTGCCGCCGCGCTCCAGGAGGTGCTGGCATGA
- the gcvPB gene encoding aminomethyl-transferring glycine dehydrogenase subunit GcvPB, which yields MSTINQSGWRPQMNAVEGEAVATFTGNRALMLEEALIFEIGSLDTTGVDFAEAPQATSRLGGLERHRDIGLPGLSEPEAVRHYTRLSRQNYGIDLGFFPLGSCTMKHNPRLNERMARLPGFADIHPLQPIDTVQGALEVIDQLAHWLVTLTGMKAVAMSPKAGAHGELCGILAIKAALEARGEDRRVVLVPESAHGTNPATAAFAGFTVEDIPATPDGRVDVAALTARLGPDVAGVMITNPNTCGLFERDLKTISDAVHAAGGYVYCDGANFNAIVGKVRPGDLGVDAMHINLHKTFSTPHGGGGPGSGPVVLSEALAPFAPLPFVEQQDGRFVLVEEETAGEHHGSSFGRMVSFHGQMGMFTRALTYILSHGADGLKQVAEDAVLNANYVLRSMEDVLDAPFANSGPCMHEAIFSDRGLAEGFSTLDIAKGLIDEGFHPMTVYFPLVVHGAMLVEPTETESKAALDQFIGAFRSVAQRAKAGDAALKSAPHFAPRRRLDETQAARKPVLVWKEPAQAEAAE from the coding sequence ATGAGCACGATCAACCAGAGCGGCTGGCGGCCGCAGATGAACGCGGTCGAGGGTGAGGCTGTAGCCACCTTTACCGGCAACCGTGCGCTGATGCTCGAAGAGGCGTTGATCTTCGAGATCGGTTCGCTCGACACGACCGGCGTCGATTTCGCCGAGGCGCCCCAGGCAACCTCGCGGCTGGGCGGGCTGGAGCGGCATCGCGATATCGGGCTGCCGGGCCTGAGCGAGCCGGAGGCGGTGCGCCATTACACCCGCCTGTCGCGCCAGAATTACGGCATCGACCTCGGCTTCTTCCCGCTGGGCAGCTGCACGATGAAGCATAATCCGCGCCTCAACGAGCGGATGGCGCGGCTTCCGGGCTTTGCCGATATTCACCCGCTCCAGCCGATCGACACAGTGCAGGGCGCGTTGGAGGTGATCGATCAGCTGGCGCACTGGCTGGTCACGCTGACCGGCATGAAGGCCGTGGCAATGTCGCCCAAGGCGGGCGCGCATGGCGAGCTGTGCGGTATCCTGGCGATCAAGGCGGCGCTGGAAGCGCGGGGCGAGGATCGCCGCGTGGTGCTGGTCCCCGAAAGCGCGCACGGCACCAACCCGGCCACGGCGGCGTTCGCGGGCTTCACCGTCGAGGATATCCCGGCGACCCCGGACGGGCGCGTCGATGTCGCGGCTCTGACCGCGCGGCTGGGGCCGGACGTGGCGGGGGTGATGATCACTAACCCCAATACCTGCGGCCTGTTCGAGCGCGATCTCAAGACGATCAGCGACGCAGTTCACGCGGCTGGCGGCTATGTCTATTGCGACGGCGCGAACTTCAACGCGATCGTCGGCAAGGTGCGCCCCGGCGACCTGGGCGTCGACGCGATGCACATCAACCTGCACAAGACCTTCTCCACCCCGCATGGCGGCGGTGGTCCGGGTTCGGGGCCAGTGGTGCTGTCGGAGGCGCTGGCACCCTTCGCACCGCTGCCGTTCGTCGAGCAGCAGGACGGCCGCTTCGTGCTGGTCGAGGAAGAGACGGCGGGCGAGCATCACGGGTCCAGCTTTGGCCGCATGGTCTCGTTCCACGGCCAGATGGGCATGTTCACGCGCGCGCTCACCTACATCCTCTCGCACGGCGCGGATGGGTTGAAGCAGGTGGCCGAGGACGCGGTGCTGAACGCCAATTACGTCCTGCGCAGCATGGAGGATGTGCTCGACGCTCCCTTCGCCAACAGCGGACCGTGTATGCACGAGGCGATCTTCAGCGACCGTGGGCTGGCTGAGGGCTTCTCGACGCTCGATATCGCCAAGGGGCTGATCGACGAGGGTTTCCACCCGATGACGGTCTATTTCCCGCTGGTCGTCCATGGCGCGATGCTGGTCGAGCCGACCGAGACCGAAAGCAAGGCGGCGCTGGACCAGTTCATCGGTGCGTTCCGATCGGTCGCGCAGCGGGCGAAAGCGGGCGATGCGGCGCTGAAATCCGCGCCGCACTTCGCCCCGCGGCGGCGGCTCGACGAGACGCAGGCGGCCAGAAAACCGGTGCTGGTGTGGAAGGAGCCGGCGCAGGCGGAAGCGGCGGAATAA
- the rnhA gene encoding ribonuclease HI: MTELPLVEIATDGACKGNPGRGGWGALLRMGSVEKELSGGEAHTTNNRMELMAAIQGLKALNKPCRVKLSTDSRYVMDGLTKWVKGWQRNGWRTADKKPVKNSDLWIELLDAAKPHRIEWLWVKGHAGHPDNERADQLASDAAMRA; encoded by the coding sequence ATGACCGAACTCCCGCTTGTCGAAATCGCCACCGACGGCGCATGCAAGGGCAATCCCGGCCGTGGCGGTTGGGGCGCGCTGCTGCGCATGGGCAGCGTGGAAAAGGAACTCTCGGGCGGCGAGGCGCATACCACCAACAATCGTATGGAGTTGATGGCCGCGATCCAGGGGCTCAAGGCGCTCAACAAGCCGTGCCGGGTCAAGCTGTCGACCGATAGCCGCTATGTGATGGATGGCCTGACCAAGTGGGTCAAGGGCTGGCAACGCAATGGCTGGCGCACCGCGGACAAGAAGCCGGTCAAGAACAGCGACCTGTGGATCGAACTGCTCGACGCTGCCAAACCCCACCGCATCGAATGGCTATGGGTCAAGGGCCATGCCGGCCATCCCGACAATGAACGCGCCGACCAACTCGCGAGTGACGCGGCGATGCGGGCCTAG
- the ispH gene encoding 4-hydroxy-3-methylbut-2-enyl diphosphate reductase: protein MTDSQKPCIELLIAAPRGFCAGVDRAIQIVERAIELHGAPVYVRHEIVHNKYVVDTLKAKGAVFVDELDQVPDGVHVVFSAHGVPKSVPAAAQDRGLSYFDATCPLVSKVHRQAERLVAAGRQILFIGHAGHPEVIGTFGQVPTGAMTLIETEEDARAVTPADPGNLAFLTQTTLSVDDTAAILAILQERFPDIVAPKADDICYATSNRQAAVRAIATSCDLVLVIGAPNSSNSLRLAEVAEREGTSAKLIQRADDLDFEWLWGVGTLGITAGASAPEVLVREVIDRIATRYDINERMVETAQESIVFKLPRGLEAA from the coding sequence ATGACCGATAGCCAGAAGCCCTGCATCGAACTGTTGATCGCCGCCCCGCGCGGTTTTTGCGCCGGTGTCGACCGCGCCATCCAGATCGTGGAGCGCGCGATCGAGCTGCACGGCGCCCCGGTCTATGTTCGGCACGAGATCGTCCACAATAAATATGTCGTCGATACGCTGAAGGCGAAGGGGGCAGTTTTCGTCGATGAACTCGACCAGGTGCCCGATGGCGTTCATGTCGTCTTCTCGGCGCACGGCGTCCCCAAATCGGTGCCCGCCGCTGCGCAGGATCGCGGGCTGTCCTATTTCGACGCCACCTGCCCCTTGGTCTCCAAGGTACATCGTCAAGCTGAACGGCTGGTTGCCGCCGGCCGGCAGATTCTGTTCATCGGCCATGCCGGTCATCCCGAGGTGATCGGCACATTTGGGCAGGTGCCGACCGGCGCGATGACGCTGATCGAGACCGAAGAGGACGCGCGCGCCGTCACACCAGCCGATCCCGGCAATCTCGCATTCCTGACGCAAACCACCTTGTCGGTCGATGATACCGCCGCGATCCTCGCGATCCTTCAGGAGCGGTTCCCCGACATCGTCGCACCCAAGGCGGACGATATCTGCTACGCCACCTCGAACCGTCAGGCGGCGGTTCGTGCGATCGCCACCTCCTGCGATCTCGTCCTGGTGATTGGCGCGCCCAATTCCTCCAACTCGCTCCGCCTCGCTGAAGTCGCCGAGCGCGAGGGCACGAGCGCGAAGCTGATCCAGCGCGCCGACGACCTCGATTTCGAGTGGCTATGGGGCGTGGGTACGCTGGGCATCACCGCCGGGGCGTCGGCTCCCGAAGTGCTGGTACGCGAGGTGATCGACCGAATCGCGACGCGCTATGACATCAACGAACGCATGGTCGAAACCGCGCAGGAAAGCATCGTCTTCAAGCTCCCCCGGGGCCTCGAAGCGGCGTGA
- the gcvH gene encoding glycine cleavage system protein GcvH has product MSRYFTEDHEWIELDGEIATVGITDYAQSQLGDIVFVEVPEDGKEVAKGDDAAVVESVKAASDVYAPVSGTVVEGNAALEGEPALVNSDPEGDGWFFKMTLSDTSELDSLMNESAYAEFVSKL; this is encoded by the coding sequence ATGAGCCGTTACTTCACCGAAGATCATGAATGGATCGAACTCGACGGCGAGATCGCGACCGTCGGCATCACCGACTATGCGCAGAGCCAGCTGGGCGACATCGTATTCGTCGAGGTGCCCGAGGACGGCAAGGAAGTCGCCAAGGGCGATGACGCCGCGGTGGTCGAGAGCGTCAAGGCGGCCAGCGACGTCTACGCCCCCGTCAGCGGTACGGTGGTCGAGGGCAATGCGGCGCTGGAAGGTGAGCCGGCGCTGGTCAACAGCGACCCGGAGGGTGATGGCTGGTTCTTCAAGATGACGCTGAGCGACACCAGCGAGCTCGACTCGCTGATGAACGAGAGCGCGTACGCGGAATTCGTGAGCAAGCTGTGA
- a CDS encoding YegP family protein, giving the protein MAHKFVIEQNKAGEYVAKFKYNNEIIFWTEGYTSKASAKNAIESILKNGPGAPVEEG; this is encoded by the coding sequence ATGGCCCACAAATTCGTGATCGAGCAGAACAAGGCGGGAGAATATGTCGCCAAGTTCAAATATAATAACGAGATCATCTTTTGGACCGAGGGCTATACCAGCAAGGCATCGGCGAAGAACGCGATCGAATCGATCCTGAAGAACGGCCCGGGGGCACCGGTCGAAGAGGGCTGA
- the thrB gene encoding homoserine kinase, producing the protein MAVYTQVPAEALSAFLARYDVGELVSAKGIAEGVENSNYLVDTTRGRFILTLYEKRVDAGDLPYFMGLLDHLDAKGLSVPPAIKDREGIAIQTLEGRPACLIKFLSGVSLSHPTPAQAEAAARAMADMHIALADFPHDRPNSMGVDSWRPLFQRCGHSLDQIAPGLYDDLGAALDRILTAWPRTGFDRCAIHADLFPDNVLMLGDRVTGLIDFYFASTDIRIYDLAVMHSAWSFDACGATYHAEVGDALLRGYQSRFPLAPHETAAFPLLASGACIRFALSRAFDWLNTPADALVTRKDPLAYVRRLHHYERMSRIA; encoded by the coding sequence ATGGCAGTCTATACCCAGGTCCCGGCCGAGGCGCTTTCCGCTTTTCTCGCCCGCTACGATGTCGGCGAGCTAGTCTCCGCAAAGGGGATCGCCGAGGGGGTCGAGAACAGCAACTATCTTGTGGATACGACGCGGGGCCGCTTCATTCTGACGCTCTACGAAAAGCGCGTCGACGCGGGCGACCTTCCCTATTTCATGGGCCTGCTCGACCATCTCGACGCCAAGGGCCTGTCGGTGCCCCCGGCGATCAAGGACCGCGAGGGCATTGCGATCCAGACGCTGGAAGGCCGCCCTGCCTGCCTCATCAAATTCCTGTCGGGCGTCTCGCTGTCCCACCCCACCCCGGCTCAGGCGGAGGCGGCGGCGCGCGCGATGGCGGACATGCATATCGCGCTCGCCGATTTCCCGCACGACCGCCCCAATTCGATGGGCGTCGATAGCTGGCGCCCGCTGTTTCAGCGCTGCGGCCACAGCCTCGATCAGATCGCACCGGGGCTTTACGACGATCTGGGCGCCGCGCTCGATCGCATCCTTACGGCATGGCCGCGCACCGGCTTCGATCGCTGCGCAATCCATGCCGATCTTTTCCCCGACAACGTCCTGATGCTCGGCGATCGGGTCACCGGCCTGATCGACTTTTATTTCGCCAGCACCGATATTCGCATCTACGACCTCGCCGTGATGCACAGCGCGTGGAGCTTCGACGCCTGCGGCGCGACCTATCATGCCGAGGTCGGCGATGCGCTGCTACGCGGCTACCAGTCGCGCTTCCCGCTCGCGCCACACGAAACCGCCGCCTTCCCTCTGCTCGCCAGCGGCGCGTGCATCCGCTTCGCCCTCTCGCGCGCCTTCGACTGGCTCAATACGCCCGCCGATGCGCTCGTCACCCGCAAGGATCCGCTCGCCTATGTCCGTCGCCTGCACCATTACGAACGCATGAGCCGCATCGCATGA
- a CDS encoding NAD(P)/FAD-dependent oxidoreductase, with translation MSRYDVAFVGAGIAGASLAAEIAPHARVLILEGEAQPGYHATGRSAAFWSETYGGPNIQPLVTASGDFLRNPPAEMGGESFLSPRGELFIATREDRHVLDGFVEKFAAAGVVLDDVDPTAYCPGIRSEWTDALYDESCSDIDVARLHGAYLGAARRAGAELVCDAGVTGLSRQGGWKIETRAGTFSADLLVNAAGAWAEPVGQMAGAPPTGIAPLRRTMVQLRVGPPAPMTLPLVRDAHERFYFKPETGGRIWLSPHDEIPTAPCDAAPEEIDVAIAIDKLAGAVDWRVEAVERRWAGLRTFAPDRKPVYGFDPAVPGLFWCAGQGGFGIQTAPAASKLAAAMLLQATADPIAAHLDPERYSIRRFRG, from the coding sequence CGATATGACGTCGCCTTTGTCGGGGCGGGAATTGCGGGCGCCAGCCTGGCCGCCGAGATTGCACCGCACGCCCGCGTCTTGATTCTGGAGGGCGAGGCGCAGCCCGGTTACCACGCCACCGGACGCTCCGCCGCCTTCTGGTCCGAAACCTATGGGGGGCCGAACATCCAGCCGCTGGTGACGGCATCGGGCGATTTTCTCCGCAACCCTCCTGCGGAAATGGGCGGCGAGAGCTTCCTGTCGCCGCGCGGGGAGTTGTTCATCGCAACGCGGGAAGACCGGCACGTCCTCGACGGGTTCGTCGAGAAATTCGCTGCGGCAGGCGTTGTACTGGATGATGTCGATCCGACCGCCTATTGCCCCGGCATCCGGTCCGAATGGACCGATGCGCTGTATGACGAAAGTTGCAGCGATATCGACGTCGCGCGGCTCCATGGCGCCTACCTTGGGGCGGCACGGCGGGCGGGGGCTGAGTTGGTCTGCGATGCCGGCGTAACCGGCCTTTCGCGCCAAGGCGGCTGGAAGATCGAGACGCGCGCGGGGACCTTCAGCGCCGATTTGCTGGTCAACGCGGCGGGTGCCTGGGCCGAACCGGTCGGACAGATGGCGGGCGCGCCGCCGACCGGGATCGCGCCGCTGCGCCGGACGATGGTGCAATTGCGCGTCGGTCCGCCCGCGCCGATGACCCTGCCGCTGGTCCGCGACGCGCATGAGCGCTTCTACTTCAAGCCCGAAACGGGCGGACGAATCTGGCTGTCGCCGCATGACGAGATTCCGACTGCGCCATGCGACGCCGCGCCTGAGGAGATCGATGTGGCGATAGCGATCGACAAGCTGGCCGGCGCGGTCGATTGGCGGGTCGAAGCGGTCGAGCGTCGCTGGGCAGGGCTGCGCACCTTCGCGCCCGACCGCAAGCCGGTCTACGGCTTCGATCCGGCAGTGCCGGGGTTGTTCTGGTGCGCGGGGCAGGGCGGTTTCGGCATCCAGACCGCGCCGGCCGCGTCAAAGCTGGCGGCGGCGATGCTGCTCCAGGCCACCGCCGATCCGATCGCCGCGCACCTCGATCCCGAACGCTATTCGATCCGCCGGTTTCGCGGCTGA